Proteins encoded in a region of the Diospyros lotus cultivar Yz01 chromosome 9, ASM1463336v1, whole genome shotgun sequence genome:
- the LOC127809198 gene encoding protein SIEVE ELEMENT OCCLUSION B-like produces MAALNGAKKMNLNVNVDGALMEQILSTHQRQGVKKFDLNPLLHAIKDVIRHAKGSSPGEGCASAFKGDLLDKLQAMAYEAIKSVSCEFSCKCSGASTTSEVAIGLLESLRSYSWEAKAVITLAAFAANYGFYFSISQLHGSSDSFSKSMAFLQLSPNLLKQTPLKLKPKALKVVDAILDLANYIVEIKAFQSKYVSNKMVTSFFATHEDDLVKAVYKSIQSTVACASILMNTVALGNEYKPTAMEAQELLDLAMELKGIRITLESEMESLKKHIESIIFRDDYKKLVDLFDREHTNNIEIIQALLYWNESAALIYNCSTRTQEELNKLSGKHVLLYFSNLELLSKEEIFILPKKDVTKPTQYEIVWVPIVDESTSWNEEIKNKFMIMRNSMGWYSINDPWKLNKAVIKYIEEEWKFDGESEFVVLNPKGKFVISGAVNLFWFLEQSSFQVDYWKTIQLLQHTMGSTVNNWIKAEKHIILFGGKDMEWIKTFVGEARKVAELIGIDFVMMYEGKRDLKLADPQNILKQLQKDNTIIVPGFEDQKRFWATLQSILLTKTKTGKSIVDSSTMNDIVTLLSFDGSGEGWAAIFRGSSPEMAKAPGKTILDILKKYSEWADHAKKHGFLNALVSKILDVKPPEGDHECCHLEVAATNGSTPQKVKCGLCDRTMKTFITYRCCGDH; encoded by the exons ATGGCTGCTTTAAATGGAGCTAAGAAGATGAACCTCAACGTCAACGTAGACGGAGCACTAATGGAGCAAATTCTGAGCACCCATCAGCGTCAGGGTGTCAAGAAATTCGATCTCAACCCTCTTCTCCATGCCATCAAGGATGTCATTCGACATGCAAAA GGAAGTTCGCCAGGAGAGGGATGCGCGTCCGCCTTCAAAGGGGATCTGCTCGACAAGCTCCAAGCCATGGCCTACGAGGCAATTAAATCAGTTTCTTGTGAG TTTTCTTGCAAGTGTTCAGGGGCCTCAACGACCAGTGAGGTGGCCATTGGACTTCTTGAATCACTGAGAAGCTACTCCTGGGAAGCAAAGGCTGTGATAACCTTAGCGGCTTTTGCTGCAAACTACGGCTTCTATTTCTCGATTTCACAGCTTCATGGGAGCAGCGATTCATTTTCCAAATCTATGGCGTTCCTCCAACTATCCCCAAATCTGTTGAAACAGACCCCTTTGAAACTCAAGCCTAAGGCACTCAAGGTTGTTGATGCCATCCTTGATCTTGCCAACTACATTGTTGAGATCAAGGCCTTCCAATCTAAGTACGTTTCGAACAAGATGGTCACTTCCTTTTTCGCCACTCATGAAGACGATTTGGTGAAAGCTGTGTACAAGAGCATTCAGAGTACTGTGGCTTGCGCATCAATATTGATGAACACAGTGGCCTTGGGAAATGA GTACAAACCAACAGCAATGGAGGCTCAAGAGCTTTTGGATTTGGCGATGGAGCTAAAGGGCATACGCATCACACTCGAGAGTGAAATGGAAAGTTTGAAGAAACACATTG AGTCGATAATTTTCCGTGACGATTATAAAAAGCTCGTCGACTTGTTTGATCGAGAACACACCAATAATATAGAGATCATCCAAGCTCTACTTTACTGGAACGAGTCAGCCGCATTGATCTATAATTGTTCTACCAGGACACAG GAAGAATTGAACAAGTTGAGCGGCAAACATGTGCTGCTATACTTTTCAAATCTAGAGCTTCTCTCCAAAGAGGAAATATTCATTCTCCCTAAGAAGGATGTCACAAAACCGACTCAGTATGAGATTGTGTGGGTTCCTATTGTGGACGAATCAACCTCATGGAACGAAGAGATTAAAAACAAGTTCATGATTATGCGAAATTCAATGGGATGGTACTCCATTAATGACCCTTGGAAGCTTAACAAAGCGGTCATCAAGTACATCGAGGAGGAATGGAAGTTCGATGGGGAGTCAGAGTTTGTGGTTCTCAACCCAAAAGGCAAGTTTGTAATATCTGGTGCCGTCAATCTCTTCTGGTTTTTGGAACAGTCGAGTTTTCAAGTAGATTACTGGAAGACGATTCAGCTGTTGCAACATACAATGGGATCAACAGTCAATAATTGG ATTAAGGCTGAAAAGCATATCATCCTGTTTGGAGGGAAAGACATGGAGTGGATTAAGACATTTGTAGGCGAAGCTCGAAAAGTTGCGGAGCTTATCGGAATAGACTTCGTCATGATGTATGAGGGAAAAAGGGACTTGAAGCTGGCAGATCCCCAAaacattttgaaacagttacAGAAAGACAACACTATTATAGTACCTGGATTCGAAGACCAAAAGCGTTTCTGGGCTACCCTGCAAAGCATATTGCTAACTAAGACAAAGACTGGTAAATCTATTGTAGATTCTAGTACAATGAATGACATTGTCACACTTTTGAGCTTTGATGGAAGTGGTGAAGGATGGGCTGCGATTTTCCGTGGTTCAAGCCCCGAGATGGCCAAAGCCCCAGGTAAGACCATTCTAGATATATTGAAGAAGTATAGCGAATGGGCAGATCATGCTAAAAAACATGGTTTCCTAAATGCACTGGTTTCGAAGATTCTGGACGTTAAGCCCCCTGAAGGTGACCATGAATGTTGCCACCTGGAGGTTGCAGCCACGAACGGGAGCACCCCTCAGAAGGTGAAATGCGGCCTCTGTGACCGCACTATGAAGACCTTCATTACTTACCGTTGTTGCGGTGATCACTAA